From the genome of Carassius carassius chromosome 49, fCarCar2.1, whole genome shotgun sequence:
AAAAGAACGCAGACTTCTGTTTCCCGGGATGAAAATGTCGGCGATCGTCGTTGAGTGACTTTATGAGAATCCGAAGCGCAAACAATCACCGCACCTGTTGTACACTGAGACATTGCGACTCGGGACCATTTCAACGTGATTAAAGCAGACGTGTTTCAACGCATACTAGCAACTCAATTGAGGTAACCATTTAAACCATCTTTTTGTTTGCTCTCTGGAGTGAAGGGGCCAGTTTCATTTTCCCGGCCACTACGCACTCAAGCTCCGTATCAGGCCTGCAACGGGGTGGGATGTGTGTTTAAATATTTGAGTGCACTAATGATATTGTGACTGTTTTTTCTCTTTCCATTTTGAGTGTATTTTGATTGTTAAAAGCTTAAAAGGTTTATTCAAGCCTACACAATTTATACATAGATATAAGTTAATTTGATagtttaaattaaagttaaacagGCCTTAGAAAAGGTTTATGCCTTTATGGTTAACTTTAGTGAGTTAATTACATTCTGAAAGGTGACATAAAATTGACAGTACTTGTGTGATACTAAAAAAACACAGGTGTTTAGTTACTGTTAAAAGGAAGGCAATCACAGACGgttgttttgacattttatttgttttttgttttgttttcatttacattgtcATTCAAATTCTTgatacatttcatttaatttaaaaaccaaATTTCAATTTCATTGATATTAAGTACAATCTTTATTGGTTTAAACGTTTATTTGTGAGTGTGTGGGTTATTGcagttaaaagtaatttatgAACAACTCCTACACTAGAAATAAATCGACTGCTTGTATAAAGTAATTCCTTGGGTGTTCAGTTATATTAGAAGAAAGGGTTAAAAGATCATTTGGAAATAAAAAGAACTCGGGTCCTTATCAAAAACTCTAGCCTATGCAAATGGTTGGTGGATAGGGGTTACAGTAGGAATGATCCGTATAAAAACGGCCAAAAATATATGCCGCTCTGCACCGCATGGCATTGTTCTATTTTAATCAACACATTTCTAGACAAAAGCAGGACCACAGCTGATTAGCAGGACTATAAAATGCATTGACCAGAGACCTACAGCTTCAATGAGTgtatacaaaacacacaaaactgtatattttatcTATTAGATCTGTGCATTAGATTTTAAGGCTTGGGCACACCAAGCTGATTTCAAAGAACTAGCAGCGTGTTGACAGCGTCTGGATCaaaaagctgcacttgaacaAACTGCACAGACTACAGCTGACTGCAAACTGCAAAAAATGTGAGTTCTGTGTCTGCGTGAGAGGAATTATTTGTCAATATCAACTGCTATTAATAGTATATATTTgtcattcaaaaggagaaaccTAAACAAGGATATACATGCAGATATATAAAACGTAGGCCTAAACCAAGCAGTGCTTGcttaccattgtaaaaaaaaatctgttaagcCTTCTGTCTGTGCTGTCatgcttgttttcatcacttCACCTTCACCTGACTCATTTGCTAAACTGAGCATTTAATCAGAGTTCTCACTCACACCGACGGACCTGGCACCAATTCAACATATGTTTTGGCCTTTAAAATGACAGACCAACTAATATATCTGCTGACATCTGTGTAATAAATGTTTATCAAACcacaaaataaagtgaaaatcactcactgctattGGCTAAAGAACTTTTGTATCTTTAATAAGACTAATTCCATATTTATCtcatacagtgaagactatgcattgtttttttttgttttttcattaattaCCGTAATATTTCTCACTATGCTAAATAAACCTACTGTTCCCATAAAACcataacatttgtttatttaaattgtatggaGTGGCGCTAAACCACAGGTTCAATACGTGACCTAGCACATTTTTTTAACGTTGATATAGGCATgcattgctgtgtttttattactttGCTTCAGGTACATATTGCAGCGGTTCATAATTCAAATATCCGAGGAGTGTCGCTAAAGTTAATAATCTATTGTGTTGGAAATATCCCTTATACCAAAGCCAACCCTAAACTTACCCGATAgagttaacaaatgcaaaactgatataaaaatatgacCTCTGTCTGCTCCAGACACTGTATAAATGACAGGATAGTAAGCAGAGCAGAACAAACACCTTACTGGAAGAGATTTACTCATGGCCTATGAGACAGAGAATCATGAGACTCAATACTGCTTTCCCGCCATCAACTCATCATGTATCAAAGGAATGCGTTCTAGATATGAATACAATataatgtttgtgtttttctCATTGCTGTCAGCATGGACTGTGTTTCTGAACCTACTTGTGATCATCTCCATCTCTCACTTCAAGAAGCTTCACACTCCAACCAACCTGCTCATTCTCTCTCTGGCTGTGGCTGACATGCTTGTTGGACTTATTGTGATGCCCATAGAGGCTAATAGGCTCATTGAAACATGTTGGTTCTTTGGAGACACTTTCTGCAGGCTATTTTTAACAATGATGGGACTTCTCTTCTCAGCATCTCTCAGTAATTTGGTTTTAGTTGCTGTTGATCGTTTTGTGGCTGTGTGTCACCCTTTATTGTACCCACAGAAAATAACCACAACTAAAACATTAATTATTGTCATTCTTTGCTGGTTTTGCTCTTCAGTGTATAACATTGCAATAGTTATGAGTCTCTCAAATAAGAAATATGCATGTTATGGAGAATGTACAATTATGGTTACTTCTGACTGGACAGTCCTTAATCTATTCTTGTCTTTCTTGATTCCTTGTACCATTATCATAACCTTGTATTTGAGGATATTTTATGTCGCACATCAGCAGGTAAAAGTTATAAATTCACTGGTGAAGTGTGGAAAACATATAAATGAGGGTTCTGTGAAGAGGAAATCTGAAAGAAAAGCAGCTCTGACATTAGGAATCATTGTCACAGTTTATCTAGTTTGCTGGATTCCCTTCGTTATTTTGTCGCTAACAGAAAAAACAGGAATGGCTTCAACCACAGCCTATATTCTATTATGGTTTTTGTATATTAACTCAGGTCTGAATCCTCTTATCTATGCTTTCTTTTACCCCTGGTTTAAAATGTCAGTTAAGCACATTCTTACTCTTAGAATATTTCAGCCAGAATCCTCTATGATGGACATTTTTACAGACTGTCATTCATAATTGCTTAAGGGTTTGAATGAATTCTTTCATCTTCTCTGATAACAAAGATTACTCCCTGAAAATGGACAAATAAGGTCTCATCATGTTTtcctgagttcaaataaatacagataaGGCAATTTATGCTAAACCTTGTAATCTGCCTACAGaagttgcattttaatgcctcAGTGTGCACTTCTGAAAGATAAACAGCTTAATCATGCATACTTCAGACACTTTGTTATAGAAAGATTATTGGACGGCATCATATGTTTTGGAAGACCCAGAATGTATTGCCACAAATTAATTCCAAATGGTggacaaagagagagaaatattGAGCATAAATAAACGTTCCATTCAACAATTAAAAGTCTCAATACTCAAATATGTTATGTAATATTTTTGTGTGGtgtgtattttatgtttatactttgggccgttgaatgcttgaacTAAAAAACTATTTCTGTTATTTCAAAGGTATTACAACAGCACAATAACCAAAACCCACAACACTGactagacaaatatatatatataaaaagtaatgaTGAAAACCACAGATCATTTCCATGTTTTCCCacataattatgttttattatgtagGTAAAGCACATAGGCCTACTCTATCTCTcccgctccctctccctctcacaGATGCACAAACATTACTTTACAGTACAGAATCATACACACGCTAACGTCGTTATTGCTACTCTtgcgattttattttaaaagctacAGGATGTTTATCACAAGTGAGGTAACAACCAGGCTGTTTGTGAaatcttttttattaaagttGGCCTGATAGTAGAGATGCTGCTGCCGAACAATTCTGAGAGACACAGACTCTAATAtacattctctctttctttctttctttctcttcaaagttcaaagtttactgttcaggaatcagaatcactcaacTGTTataataatagagatatataagctcaaacataaaaacaataaaaatattaaaaacatatttttaaatgtatttaaaaattgttgatgtatGATATGATTTTAGAAACACaatgtagctaaagccacaagtctaccaaagcatcatatgaaaatttcataatctaatctgtaaaactgtgaattttctAAGGctatgtcatgtgtgtttttagagaaggctaatctgattgatttatggcacttgtaaacatgtaaacacatgtgctttgtctgtgtttttgtctctGAAAACTCCCCGATTCATGGTTCTATCGTTCTCACCAatcgagtctttcacacctccgccaggtatgacacattatccgcattattcttttacaTTATTCTTTTGCTTTTATTCCATCTTTATTAGCCTTTGTTGTGGTATTTTCAAGCTTTACAAATCACTAAACTGCAATCTCACTTCAGTCTtagtatgcatttagcccttatttatcaaaagacttactataaaaatacaacaaaacattttcttatgaccttacgtgaattattgtgacagaaatgcattatgaagaagaaatgcacctgctattagtatcATTAGAGCTAGCGTTAGCATCAAGCTatatcagacaatttatgaaattattagtacacttttactcagaACTCACTTTtaaccccgatcgagtgtttgtaataacttccttttgtAATCACAGGTGGAATTTGGtcatttactgttgtaaaaatatgctatttatagccttttacatcgctgcacaagttagcatttcagatgtaaattttctattttttttaaaaaatgcccCAGATCTGAAGAAAATGTCATACCAAGCTTTACaatcgtaatcgcgggtttattatttggatatttcatgtgtacagaggtgtttcagtgttgttatGGCCAGATATGAACCAGGAAGTGTACAGCAAGCATGTGACATGATGTGGCagtgtccggttatgacactctaaagattgacaaggcgaaggaccaatcagagtTTGTCTGACACACAGCATGAGCACacagcactgcacacacacacacacacacacacacacacacacacagattgctgggagaggctgtttatcatcagatcgtgtaaatcagtggaaaatgaattgaaatgatgattctgtctgaagaaatatgaagtaaacatcagtaaatatatccatatatctccgcagatatgcatctttggtctataaatccttattgatgctgttcagtgagtctatgtgaacacaaataaaccgctgctgatGTGACTAAATATGAAAGAGTGGTGAATTTCTAGTCAGTGATGCTTGCAAGTAAAGGGGCTAAAATGACGTTTTGGAATTAGCAGTGCAGGCGTTGGATGAAATGTAGATGAAATTTATTCTACTAACAAGAGCATTTAAGTACAAAATCTGGACGAATGCCTTACATACCATCTGATCAATGTCTGATCATGGTGTGGCAACTGCGGTATAAGTGGAATAACTGACTTCgggggtgtgcattatttttcgaATAATTCAATTGGCCATAGTCAGTTATTCCTTACTTATTAGAATATCACTAGCTGACCAAGATGCTGGCATCATGCTCTATTGAAATTGGTTATGTATTGATTTTAGAAGCACTATTTGTGTGGTGTGTGGAGCTTTAGAGTAATCATTTATGAGATTCCATGATGGTTatgtgaaacattttattttgaaagacaTGCTTGAAAGCTGTTGAGACGTCTTCAATATGTTGTGGGTTTTATTAGACAGGGGATGACcgcacagagtagcattataacagaactttcaaatgtatctagtatgataaaacaggTCTGCTTTACCACACATACTCATGACCGGAAGGAGCGGAAGTGGTcgactgtggcataataaaagctccTCTGCTTTCGAGCCGTATGTGTTGCACTCATTCAGCAGCCTATTTTTGCTTTGATGGTTTTGCAGCCTCACACTGCTTCATACAActttgttaataaatcattagctcatccatgaacatgattttTGCCAGAGTCTCGTCGGTTTGCATCGGCTGTGGGGATGAAGATGACAACTCCCATATTTCCACACACAGTCACGGCGTCATCAAACTAtgcctttgtttctttgtttgttttgaatacgTGCCCTCTAGCAGcaaacatttacatatatttacatttacatttacatttattcatttagcagacgcttttatcgaaagcgacttacagatgaggacagtggaagcaatcaaaaacaccaaaaagagcaatgatatataagtgctataacaagtctcagttatgttaacacagtacacagagcatgggattttaaataatataataaataaaaagaaaacagatagaataaaaaaagaatagagcaagctacacatacgcacacatacaattgcataataaatgaaaagaaaatagaatacaaaaagattagaaaggtagttagatttttttttaagaatagaattagaatagtgagtgttaaagtttgagggtcaaataaagatggaagagatgtgttttaagccgattcttgaagatggctaaggactcagctgcccggattgagttggggagttcattccaccaggagggaacatttaatttaaaagtccctaaaagtgactttgtgtttctttgggatggcacaatcaagcgacgttcaattgcagaacgcaagcttttagagggcacataagtctgaagtaacaaatttaggcaaatgggtgcagagccagtgatagttttgtaggcaaacatcaatgccttgaattttatgagaGCAGGGGCCTGTTGCACAAAACTAGGATAAGGGATTTAGCCAGGATATCTTGGTGATCCTGGCTCAATTGATCCGTAAAACGGTTGCACTAAAGCTGGATAGGAGGCAGGAGGATATGTTATGGTATAAATTACCATGGAGATTTATTCTGTGGAGCTAGCCTGCTCCAGACCAGGCTAAATTCCAGGATCTATTTAATCTCATCCCTAATGTCAGTCAGCAGTCACCACAAATGGAAACCAATAGTTATTTCACTGCTCACTATACATTGTTATCACATATAACTAGACCCACTTGTCATTATTTAAACGTTTGTGATCATTAATTTCAATCATTttggataaataatgatttttagatGATGTTGCTATCATTAGATAATTTACAGTTTCCCATAGACTATAaggctatatataaaatgatagaatattagggccacagagggaaaaaaaagatgaGTCATAATATTGTAACCAGTTGTTTTAAAGGAGGACAGTTGTTAAAATGACAGATGTGGGGCATTTCGTGAAATTGTGATGTGCTGATGTGCCAGAATATTAAGTATCACATTGTCATAAGTATcaaaactgtaaaaagaataTGTAGCTTTTCTGCAGAAAGAACCAGCCTCATAAATTTTATGACTATCCTTTTTCCTCAGTGTGGCCCTAGTACTCGgtcatataaacaaatacacattccatatgaatataaaaacacaatgtgtaacaTTATGTTCCTTTATTGAATAAGGACAAAACAAAGCAGGTAAACCATCAGCTCCTTTCAAAACTAAAGTCACAGTGACTCTACAAGATGGAAAGCACAGAATCAAAGCATATTATACAAAATGATACATACACATTCAAAGGTCTGTATATAACACACCCTGCATGTCTGCacactaaaataaatgcaggacaAATCCATACACATCAACTGAACAGACAAATGAATGGATGCAGTAGCCTCCCTGCAGCCTTGTATTACACAGTATACCGCACAAACATCATAAGAGGCCAAATTCGTAAAAAAACGAACCCAAAAAAACCCAAATTCCTCTGCCACCGAAGGACATATTTAACCAAAATTGAAAGCACACATACTAACTAAAATAATTCAACAGATATTGGTCCCTCAGCAGCTGACCACTGTCGTCATCAGGGAAGATTGCCGGATTGTCCCAGTCCATGGCTGGTGGCACTCTGGGGGCCCTCTCCTTCCTCAGGCAGGCCACATTGTGGAGGACAGCACAAGCCACAGTACTATCACATGCCCTAACAGGGCTGACCCTTAATTTGTGAAGGCAGTGAAAGCGTGCCTTCAGGAGGCCAAAGGTAATTTCAACTCTGGCCCTGGTCCTGGCATGGGCATGGTTGTAGGCCTGCTGTGCTTCCTGGGGGTCTGTGAAAGGTGTCAGGAGAAAAGGCTGGCAGCCATACCCCCTGTCTCCCAGCAACACACCAGAGAATTCACCTGTCAACACAAAATCTCATCATTACTACCTCATAAACACAGTGATATTCTTGACACAGCCATGATGGTTATAAATAGGGGTTGTGTGGCTTACCTTGTGATAGGCACTGATAGATTTCAGAGGCCCGAAAGATTCTGGAGTCATGGACTGAGCCAGGCCATTTTGCCACAACATTGCTGATTACACAGTCAGCATTACAGACCATCTGAAATCATAAGATGAGGAATATTACACCAATCAATGCACATCACTGGCAATGCAGAGTGTTCGTCAATGGACAATATCAAAAAGTTATGTTCACCTGAACATTAATGCTGTAAAAGGATTTCCTATTCACAAAATCATATATTCACTCATGGGCACCTGAGGGGGCTTTTATCCTTATGTGTGTGCAGTCCACTGCACCAATGACATTGGGGAAACCGGTCACACAAAGTAATGAGTATCCTACTATGTGTTAACAGTTGTCCTGTAATTTGTAGATCCTCTTACCTGCAATCCTATAGAACTCCTCTTTGATGTCACAGAGTCTTCTGTGGCCAGGGAAGGAGATGAAGACATCTGCTAATGCTTTGATAGCCAGACACGCACTCCTTATTGTGCGGTTAAATTGTGGCCTTGTTCAGCTGTTCTGCATCCCCCACTGAGTACAGGAAGGCTCCACTAGCAAAAAAGCGCAGGGCCACACAAACCATTTGCTCCACACTCAGTGCATGGTTCCGTGCAGTGCGGTGCTTAATCCTGGGACCCAGTAGTCTGCATAGATACCTGATGCCATCTGCAGAAAACCTGTATCTTTCATATAGATGGTCATCAGGGAAGGCCAGTGGGTCCAACCGGTCCCTGAAGACCCTTTCTCGCCTGAAGGCTCTCCTCAGCACAAGTGCTTCTTCATCCACCACATCTCGCAAGAATGGGCATGCCATTGTCAGAGCAGAAAGGAACACACAATTTTGGGCCTTCATATAGACTAGTGGCCACACCTGGTGCTGGGGGGGTGGGCAAAAGAGGCTGGTGCCTTAAAACGATGACTTGGTTGTACTGATTgctgggaaaataaaaaaaaaccttagaaagATGCCACCGTCCTGTGTGCTCACAATAAGAGCTCATATGTCATGGCTCACTTGACTTTACGAGAATAtacctaatttttattttgagctgTGTCATCTTCTTGGAGCTGGgggaggaaagaaaaataatgattaatacatTTGTGTTACAGTTAGCATAAAGTGTACATTGAAGGCATATCTCACCTCCctctcaagtttttttatttcaaggtCCAGTTTTCTAATTGTCCTCTTTTTTATTTCGGACTCCAGTGCAAGATTTtccatctttttcttcttgtaCTGAATGTCTATGTCTGCCAGTTCTATTTGGCGCCGGAGGTGGTTGCCATACAACTTTCTGATAGCTTGTGAGCTCTGTGAACACAATACAATTAGCGCAGCTGGAATTTGGCATGATGTGGTGTCCTTTTATTAATACGCACTATGTTGCTGGGCTGGTTTTCCCACTGTATAGCATCTGGGTCCTGTaaaagaaattagattttttgaTTTTGATGAGGACTCCTCACCATTGTAGAGTAAATAGTACTTTCACAGTCTTAACATGATACCTCATGCCTTTTGGAATCCAGAGAGATGGTCTCCTCCTCCTCATTGTCTCCATTatgtgctgttgctgctgcactGGGGCTTTCACCCGATCACATTTAATCGGATTCATATTGAAGCTAGTAGACAAGACATGCCAGGCCTACAGTATGCCTTTGATGGCGTACTCACTGGATCAGCATCGTTTGGTGCTTGTGCTGGTGGCTCTAAAAGGAACACAGTGCTGCCAGACACTGCAAGGCAATAGGTAAACCAAAGTCAGACAGTCCAAATTGATTCAATATGAATGTGGTTGTATCCCATGTAGAGATGGAAGGACATACCTTGAATGAAGCGGGTGGCATCTTGGGAGGAACCTATGCTCGTCTCTTTCCCCCCAGGGATCCCCTCTAAGATGGCCCTGCCTTTATTTAGCTCCAAGGCCATGTCCTCTGCTGGGGTAAGGTCAGCCTTTGGTGACCCACCACCCGTGCCTTGTCTGTGGGTATTCTTTTTCACTGCTAAAACAGTACAGACAATGTGTGAGCAGGCACCTTCTGGGAACAATATATGcttgtgctttgttaaatattagtCAGGGACCATACCATTCTGCAGAATGTTCTTGTATTTGATTTTGACCTGCTGCCATGTCCGTTTTGGCCCATTCATGTTTAATCtacatcacacgcacacacacacacattctttatcacaagaacatttaatggagtcacactgcaaaaatggcttggtatttttgtcttgttttcagtaaaaatattaaaaaaaaaaaaaatcttaaataaagatgtattttcttGATTTGCTAAATGACCTAGCAAAATAAGTATAGTttagacaaaaaatataaactaaaagtaaatgtgtgcttaaaacaagcaaaaaaataaaaaatctgtcaatataataagaaaaattcTCTTGAAATAAGTTTACTTTTTCCATAAACACTTAATTTTAGAAAAGTTATCTTGTTTCACTGGCagatttttttgcttattttcctAGGTAATTTTGctcaagaaaatatttaagattttttttagatatttttttttttactgaaaacaagacaaaaatactaagtaagaaAGACATTTTTGCAGTGCAGTGAGCAACCGACCTTGGGTCCTttgaaaggcgctatataaattaaagtgattattattatagctcatctatttattcaattaaattttatttatatagcacttttcacaattgtttcattctgtcaaagcagctttacattaataaaagcaggagaaacacacaaaaaaaacggtGGACAACATAAGAAGCAGAGTACAACGGCTAAGATTAAACCGTACTGAGCGTAGTAacgttaaataataatgtaaggctttaataataatttatcatagcTTTATACAGTGTGATGGAGTTACTTTACACAATTTCACTCATATCTGCAgtgcatttcaattaaaaatttaacCGTTTCATAATTACAGTCCAACTGCGTTTTTGGAgatgtgaattaaatatttgaattgtaATTGTGATGTTTCAGCAGAGCGGTGAGTGTGTAATTGTGCACTACTCACGCATTCAGGCGGTCTGCAATACTTTGCCACGCTTTTTCTCTTTGATTTATCACTGTGGCGGTGTTGCCTTTCTTCTTAATTATATCTCTTACCTCCTCGTATGCCTCCATGAGGATTTGTGCTTCCGACGGGGAAAAGTACGCGGCTCTAGTTGCCATGGTAAATCAGTTAATCTGTGATCTGTGGCGGGGTCTATTTGAATGAGCCGTGAGCGCGCACCTATCCAGGATTGGTTTCACCTTGCTTAATGAATCCGTTTCTGCTCATCCTGGCTTGGTCTTTGTGCAACCAATTAAGCCTGGACGCACATGTTTTGTGTTTATCCCGGATGTCTTAATTCTACTTTTGTGCAACAGGCCTCAGCTATTGGAAGCTAGTGCAaatttgataaacagaggtgtgacttgtattctttttggctcattaaaaattaatcttgctgccgcgttctgaattaattgtaaaggtttgatagaattggctggaagacctgccaagagggcactGCAATAGTCCAGCATATTGTGGGgatgtatattatatgtatatataaatatattatattatattatattatattatattatattatattatattataatataatataata
Proteins encoded in this window:
- the LOC132132882 gene encoding trace amine-associated receptor 13c-like, which translates into the protein MAYETENHETQYCFPAINSSCIKGMRSRYEYNIMFVFFSLLSAWTVFLNLLVIISISHFKKLHTPTNLLILSLAVADMLVGLIVMPIEANRLIETCWFFGDTFCRLFLTMMGLLFSASLSNLVLVAVDRFVAVCHPLLYPQKITTTKTLIIVILCWFCSSVYNIAIVMSLSNKKYACYGECTIMVTSDWTVLNLFLSFLIPCTIIITLYLRIFYVAHQQVKVINSLVKCGKHINEGSVKRKSERKAALTLGIIVTVYLVCWIPFVILSLTEKTGMASTTAYILLWFLYINSGLNPLIYAFFYPWFKMSVKHILTLRIFQPESSMMDIFTDCHS